A stretch of Roseibium porphyridii DNA encodes these proteins:
- the aat gene encoding leucyl/phenylalanyl-tRNA--protein transferase, which translates to MAGYKDDIVMEITPQVLLKAYACGLFPMAESADDPGLFWLEPERRGVLPLDNFHLPKRLRRTIRNDVFEIRVSTDFQGIIDGCATPQPNRDKTWINREIRRLYGELFDMGYCHTVEAWQDGQLVGGLYGVSLNGAFFGESMFTFKSDASKVCLAHLVARLIVGGYSLLDTQFVTDHLNKFGTQEVSQADYNQRLADALKLETDYYALSPQASGQDVLSVLDA; encoded by the coding sequence ATGGCAGGTTACAAAGACGACATCGTTATGGAAATTACGCCACAGGTACTGCTGAAGGCCTATGCCTGCGGTCTGTTTCCCATGGCTGAATCAGCCGACGATCCCGGCCTGTTCTGGCTTGAGCCGGAACGGCGCGGTGTCTTGCCGCTGGACAATTTCCATCTTCCCAAACGCTTGCGCAGAACCATTCGAAACGACGTTTTCGAAATTCGTGTCAGTACGGATTTCCAGGGCATTATCGACGGCTGTGCAACACCTCAGCCAAACCGCGACAAGACCTGGATCAATCGCGAAATTCGAAGGCTTTACGGCGAGCTTTTCGACATGGGGTATTGCCACACGGTCGAGGCCTGGCAGGACGGTCAACTTGTTGGCGGGCTCTATGGTGTGAGCCTGAACGGCGCTTTTTTCGGCGAAAGCATGTTTACCTTCAAGTCTGATGCTTCGAAGGTCTGTCTTGCGCATTTGGTCGCCCGTCTGATTGTTGGCGGCTACTCCCTGCTCGACACACAATTTGTGACCGATCATCTGAACAAATTTGGTACGCAGGAAGTTTCGCAGGCCGACTACAATCAACGCCTTGCCGACGCTCTCAAGCTTGAGACCGACTATTACGCCTTGTCTCCTCAAGCTTCCGGACAAGACGTCTTGAGTGTGCTGGACGCCTAA